AGGAAAAAACACAAGCAGGGAGAGGGTTTGCAACATGCGTGAAATTGAACTCCTTTTATTAGAGTAAGATTGTTGTCTGCAAATTTAAACCAGCACTAATACTTTCTATGTGGTATATTTTACATGACTTTATTGCATTTGCAGGggagaaaaagttaaaattacTCTATGGGGAGATATTTTAGCAAATATGGTTGACGACGATTTGCTTGGGAAGCAAACTGTGTTCATCGCCACTGGACTTCTGGTTAAAGAATATGAAAGTGAggatgttatttttttctaatttaacgTACTTATAGTTTTAGTAAACTAACGACATTGATCATTTAGAATTATTATCATTTGGAGTAACAAGTTCGACAGAAGTTTTTTTGGATATGGAAATTCCTGCAAGCATGGAAATATTGAGCAGGTGTGCAGTAGTAGCatttaaattcatatatatttgttgatttgtCTAAAATTATCTGATGGATTATATTGCATTTTATTTATAGGCATAATGCTGAAAAGGTTTTGCCCACAATGATTGAAGTGGACGCAAGCACTCAAGGAACCATTGAAGAGCAAATGTTCTACAATAGAAAGACATTGAAAGAAATAACAGAATTGCGATATAGTAATATACAACAGAAGGTACATATCCATTCCTATGTTacgtttatttttcatttgtgtatTTAATGTTGGGAAAAATCTACTTGATGGCTGATGTAATGAGCATTACCTAAATTAAGTGGTACGTTTAGTCGTGAAGTCATCTTTATTCACTCTTTCAAGCTGATTAGTTAACCaacattaatttgttttttatttaggAATTTATATGCACAGTCAAAGCTAAAATTGAGGAGATTAAATCAAGAAATTGGTGGTATATGTCTTGCGATAAGTGCTTTTGTGGAACAAGAAAGGAATCAAATGTATACATTTGCAATTCATGCGGAAAGGAAGCAGTGAACCCAAAACCACGGTAAGCATGCTCTTCAAATTTTATTTGACATATTGTAGCAGGTATATTTACCATTAACGGCACATTGTACCAGGTATGTAATAAACCTTGAGATAAGTGACCACACTACTAGGACGACATGTACAATATTTAATGAGGAAGCAGAAAGAATATTTGGTCATAAGTCTGTGTCCACCATGCTGGAGGAACAGAATGGACAAATTGATATGATTCCTGATACAATACGTCAAATATGTGGAAGAATATTGATATTCAGATTCAAGTTGACTAAAAGGAATTTAGAAGAGTGTAAGGAAGACTACAAAGTGAATTACACTTTTACACCTAATGAAAAGCTTGAGATGAATTATGTAAATGACAAGGCAGAAGAGGTATGACTATTTGCATTATTCTTTTTTATACATGTTATAGATCTTatattacaatataaatattaatttgcAGTCAATGTTGAAGTACAATGGTGATTATGGCTTCACTGATTTGCAAAAATCAGAAAATGAGgtaatatatataacaaataaaaaaaattttgtaatgcatatgatatatatataataatttattgGATGTTCTGTAGTTTGGGCAGCACAATTTTCAGGTAAAAGAAGAGCGAAAAAATGAAAGTAGTGATGATTATGAAAAGAACAATCATcgcaaaacaaagaaagagagATCAAACATGAGATCTACAAAAAGATCAAAGAAGGTATGTATAATTGCTTTCTTACATAACAATTCGTAAAGTTGTTTATAGTAGTACACTAATAATGATGTTTTATAGGAACCATACATTACCGATTCTGATGGGAAAACAAATGAAAAGGCAATCACAATCGATGATGATTCCGAAGAATCACTTGATGATTATTTTGATGAAGAATACAATAAAAAGGTTACCCAGGAGAGTACAAAGACAAATCCTTCTAAAAGAAGAGTTACAAGACGCTTTAAAATAGCTAACAAGGTACTTCATTTATTTACTTTCCAAATTCACTCAATTTAGTTTTCACATAAATTATTTACCATTTCAATATGGCACTATGATATAGGCTAAGAAAGATCTTatattacaatataaatattaatttgcAGTCAATGTTGAAGTGCAATGATGATTATGGCTTCACTGATTTGCAAAAATCAGAAGATGAGGTaatatataacaaataaaaaatatttttacaatatatatattatatataattatttattggATGTTCTGTAGTTTGGGCAGCACAATTTTCAGGTAAAAGAAGAGCCAAAAAATGAAAGTAGTGATGATTATGAAATGAACAATCATcgcaaaacaaagaaagagagATCAGACATGAGATCTACAAAAAGATCAAACAAGGTATGTATAATTGCTTTCTTATATAACAATTCGTAAAGTTATTTATAGTACTACACTAATAATGATGTTTTATAGGAACCATACATTACTGATTTTGATGGGAAAACAAATGAAAAGGCAATTACAattgatgatgattgtgaagaATCACTTGATGATTATTTTGATGAAGAATACAATGAAAAGGTTACACAGGAGAGTACAAAGACGAATCCTTCTAAAAGAAGAGTTACAAGACGTTTTAAAACATCTAACAAGGTACttcatttattttactttcCAAATTCACTCAATTTAGTTTTCACATAAATTATTTACCATTTCAATATGGCACTATGATATAGGCTAAGAAAGGAAAATGTTCTGAAATGAAAACTCAGAGAAATAAGGTACAATTCTTACTTTTCTTTCATATACAAAACGATTTGTCAAACTATTACTGACATGTTATATACAATTGATGGGTATTAATAGGAACCATATACTACTGATTGTGAGAAGATAGCAAATGACAAACCAATTTCGCTTGATGATGATTTTGATGaagaatataataaaaatatggtcATGGCGGACACCAGTACTTCTAAAAGAAAAGTCAGACACTACATAGGACAAACTAACATTGTACTTCATTGAGTTTTACTTTCTATTTAATGTTACCTTTCATGTTTGTCCATTAATGTCAATATGCTATTGTGCAGGTAAGGGGAAAAGGTTGTGGAAAGAAGAGTACAAATATGGGAACTTGCACAAAAAGTGCAATTGAAAATACAATTCAAGATGATGAAGTATTTgataaatttgttaaataaatcatgtattttaacataaaacttttttaattaactaactaagAACACAAAATTTAGGTGCATGACGGAAAAATTGCTTCAGGAACTGCTAAAAGACCATCAAGGAAATTTATAATTTCAGATAGTGAGGTACTGCATGAGACAATTCATCAagttattaattaatatttttttttgtaacaactaattttttttccataggatgAGCACAGCAGTAATACAAAGGTGACTGGGGACAGCACCAGCTGTAATAGTAGTAAGGAAGATATAAACAAAGGTCGATGCAATTATAATATTGAGAACATTAAAGTTGACATGAATGAGCAGTCCAGTCGATGCAGATCAACAAGGATTAGAAGACCACCCACCCGATACTCATATTAGGTACAACATATTACTTCCGGGAAAATGTTGGTTGCTTTAGATTTGGTTTGATTagtaaattataataatatggTCTTTCGTCTGCAGGTAATTTATCGTCAAGAAGGCCCAAAAGAACCAATTAAAAGGAGGGTTCAGCCAATACTTTTTATTGAAGAATAGTATTATATATGTTCCTATTAATTTTTATGTTCATTAGATATTGTCAGATGTAACGTACAACTTGCACTTGCCAAAGGAATCCTTGGattactttgtttatttctaagATAGAGAGTTAATAACATTCAAtataaatgcatgcatgtacctTCAGTACATGTATATGAGTCGATCCCTGCTTGCTTCCTCTACCGTTGATATCCTAAAAGCATATAAAACAAGATCAGTTGATTTAATAATTCTTAATTAATACAAATCCCCAAGCAAGAAACTTAATGATTAAAAAAACTTGATTATGTAAAATGGAAATCAATCAAGAAAGATGAGCTCTCGGGGCTACCTTCGCTCTCAGCCATGCTTGATGTTGCTGCACCTGCTATCCGCACTGCCCCAACACCTGCCATCCCCACTGCCCCATTTCCTACAAATAACACCTCCCATACCAGAGCCAACTAACCGATGGCTAACACTGCTCCTGATCTAGACATCCTGCGGTGGATCTACCAAGGCACTGACTTGGATGCCCTATGGTGGATCTAGCCAACCAGTCTTTCAGCCgttgctaccacaaggcattccCTCTCAAATCGGCTCCgatggatgagtagtggaggagAAGGTAGTGATGAGTGAGCTAGATAGATTGGAGAAGAATATATGTTCAGATTCTCCGCCGCCTGGCCTTCGCCCTCATGTGGCCATTCGGGACAGGAAGACAAACGCGACCGCAGCGCAGATATGTGGCCAGGAAGGGCTTGGGAGGAGATAACGATGTGCCTGCAATTTTACACTTTGGTCCTGCAGTGGattttaatttataaatgaGCCCTCAGTCTATTATCAGTACTTCAGTAATGAAACGTGTTTAGTATTTACCAAAATATAATGAATCTCCTTAGGATGATTGTAAACCTTTGGATGTTCTAAATAAAACCGCATCAAAGGAACTTTCCAAATGTGTAATATTTAAATGGATTTCACAATAATTTAATTAACTTCTGTAAAAATCAGGCAAAAAATATCTAATTAGAAATTtgacaatatatatatgcaatctattttcaagtacaataaaaaaaatataccatctATTCAGCTTATCATCCGTACCaataatttcaattttaaaaCTGCCAAAAAAAGCCACATTGTTTTTTATATAACCGTACTAAAAGTATTGCAAAATAGAGTTGACCGTACACAGTATTAAGGAATTACATCTTATACATAGAATGGAAACGATACCATTAAAAAGAATGGAAGACAATTGTTCAAGTATAGTAATAAtatggatggagtactaatcCACGACACATAGGTTCATGGAAACTCCACGGACTCTATATTCCTATATAAATTAATCTTACAACAATGCTGCAATAAACAATCTACTCTTCCTTTCTTCCGGAGACACCAGTCAGGTCCCTATCAGTTCTCTCCATCATCTTCCATCACAGTGCAACTTATAGATTTATATTGACAAACACTCACATATGCAGTTGATACTTTATATTTTTTGACATTTGATTCGCAGTTGATACTTGCACAACAAAAATATAGGAAAACACGATGCAGAGTGGAAATCACCCTACGGATGATGGCAGTCCAACACAGGACAGGTAAGAATCACCCTAAATACCTTAATCGTTTGTGATTGACTCCTGCAAACTGCGACAATTATGAACTGATTTTCATATCCAATTTTAACAGTTCAAACTTGACTGCTCGAGCCAATTCAAAGGAATTATCGCGGTTAGCAAGAtcgaaaaggaaaagaaaactaGACCTGAGAAGGAGCGGATCTCCATCGACCAAAAATTACTCCAGTGCGGATGAAACAAATGCTCTTCAAAGGTAAACACTCAAGTTATCATCACAATTACTAAAAAGGAAATGTGTCATATTTAACAAGGATATGCCAAAATTTACCAGGAAAAGAAAACTTGATGAAAAAAGGACTGGGTTTCAAATGAGCAACAATGAGTCAAGCGCAGATACAGGAAATCCCCTGCAAAGGTAAAATTATAGGCGAAGAATACAATTACCTATGAAGGTCCTGTATTTAATAACAATTTATTTCAACCGCAACAATTATGAACTGATTTTCAGATCCAAGTTTAACAGTTCAAGCGTATGTATTTAATAACAATTAATTTCCGAATAGGTACAATACATCAGAATCAGTCAAAAAAAGTAGTTATCTCCCTATTTTGACATCCAAACATCCATTCTATCCAAACATCCATTCTATTCCATACTATATTTTAAACATTCATTTCTATCATATTTATAtaccattttcttttcttttctcaaaatcatttatatacCATTTTCTATTCTTTTCTAAAAATCCTGTGTTACAAAGGAAACCTAAATTCtttctaataacaacaaaaattatGATAGTTTAAATAATATGCCCGCGCAactgcgcgggctaccttcctagtttggATAATTTTCAAATGAAGGTAATTATCAAGCTGGTACTACGAGACAGATTGACATGACTGCTATTGGGTACTGTATTGCTCAATCATCTGAGGCTGTAATAGCTGAAGTAAGTGAACTTAGTGAAGTTTCTGTTCAGTCATCGGCTCGGCCTGTAACATTCTTACTGGAACAGAGACGAAAATATTGCCATGTTACAAGCTCAACATAACTCCCAAACTAGTCAAACCGTTGATCTTTTCATGCCAAGAATATTGCAGCTATAACATATTGTATGCATGCCACGAATATGAGACTGCCTCTGATCATTGAGATCACTGCATTGTGCAtctttctcctatatatatatatatatatatcccactCACACTGATTGCATGTTAATGAGTCTTCTTTTTTGTAGACTACTTCTGGAGGCAATAACTTGACTGGACTAATGAATATGGACGAGAATGTCAGCGATGACAGTGTTGATGCTTTCGCGTTGGTTAACAGCTGGATAAATTCCTCTCCTCCGTCGTTTAAATGAACCAAAAC
The nucleotide sequence above comes from Oryza glaberrima chromosome 11, OglaRS2, whole genome shotgun sequence. Encoded proteins:
- the LOC127755863 gene encoding replication protein A 70 kDa DNA-binding subunit A-like, encoding MKPIEQRMLGKNTSRERVCNMREIELLLLEGEKVKITLWGDILANMVDDDLLGKQTVFIATGLLVKEYEKLLSFGVTSSTEVFLDMEIPASMEILSRHNAEKVLPTMIEVDASTQGTIEEQMFYNRKTLKEITELRYSNIQQKEFICTVKAKIEEIKSRNWWYMSCDKCFCGTRKESNVYICNSCGKEAVNPKPRYVINLEISDHTTRTTCTIFNEEAERIFEWTN
- the LOC127755340 gene encoding uncharacterized protein LOC127755340; translated protein: MIPDTIRQICGRILIFRFKLTKRNLEECKEDYKVNYTFTPNEKLEMNYVNDKAEESMLKYNGDYGFTDLQKSENEFGQHNFQVKEERKNESSDDYEKNNHRKTKKERSNMRSTKRSKKEPYITDSDGKTNEKAITIDDDSEESLDDYFDEEYNKKVTQESTKTNPSKRRVTRRFKIANKSMLKCNDDYGFTDLQKSEDEFGQHNFQVKEEPKNESSDDYEMNNHRKTKKERSDMRSTKRSNKEPYITDFDGKTNEKAITIDDDCEESLDDYFDEEYNEKVTQESTKTNPSKRRVTRRFKTSNKAKKGKCSEMKTQRNKEPYTTDCEKIANDKPISLDDDFDEEYNKNMVMADTSTSKRKVRGKGCGKKSTNMGTCTKSAIENTIQDDEVHDGKIASGTAKRPSRKFIISDSEDEHSSNTKVTGDSTSCNSSKEDINKGRCNYNIENIKVDMNEQSSRCRSTRIRRPPTRYSY